One part of the Tachysurus vachellii isolate PV-2020 chromosome 6, HZAU_Pvac_v1, whole genome shotgun sequence genome encodes these proteins:
- the mrps6 gene encoding 28S ribosomal protein S6, mitochondrial, which produces MPRYELSLVLKAMQRPETAAVLRRTMETLMERGAVVRNLENLGERRLPYKISKHNQQHTRAGYFLIDFHSSPSILTALLNHLERDVDVVRQTVLKKDAEPPKAPCCGVSPSQTKKMTST; this is translated from the coding sequence ATGCCTCGTTACGAGCTGTCTCTTGTGCTGAAGGCCATGCAGAGGCCGGAGACCGCGGCGGTGCTCAGGCGCACGATGGAGACCTTGATGGAGCGCGGCGCTGTGGTCAGAAACCTGGAGAACCTCGGAGAGAGAAGGTTACCGTACAAGATCAGCAAACACAACCAGCAGCACACACGCGCTGGTTACTTCCTCATCGACTTTCACTCCTCGCCGTCTATTCTGACTGCTTTACTGAATCACCTGGAGAGAGATGTGGACGTGGTGCGTCAGACGGTGTTAAAGAAAGACGCAGAGCCTCCTAAAGCTCCGTGCTGTGGTGTATCACCTTCTCAGACAAAAAAGATGACTTCTACATAA